A window of Sulfurimonas gotlandica GD1 contains these coding sequences:
- a CDS encoding TOBE domain-containing protein, translating into MEIEGRIWFKKEGKNLLGNGRVELLEKIDEYGSISKASRAMKMSYKAAWDMVDAMNNISDKPLVQKVTGGKNGGGAQVTKVGKELINTFKKFKEFYNALLLEVDENELNSDNHLSLIRKLHMKSSSRNMITGHIKEFNTAEYNTKIEIGISEESSLYAIIPTATFIDMDLKQGDKVFALIQESSIMLSTHELHGISARNIIKSTISALKTDAVSTEVKLSIGKNTLTSAISNESLKSLNLQIGQEIYAIIKATDIIVSI; encoded by the coding sequence GTGGAAATAGAAGGTCGTATCTGGTTTAAAAAAGAGGGAAAAAATCTACTGGGCAATGGTAGAGTTGAACTTCTTGAAAAAATAGATGAGTATGGTTCTATATCCAAAGCATCAAGAGCTATGAAGATGAGCTACAAGGCTGCCTGGGACATGGTAGATGCTATGAACAACATATCTGATAAGCCTCTTGTTCAAAAAGTGACAGGCGGAAAAAATGGTGGCGGAGCACAAGTAACCAAAGTCGGTAAAGAACTCATCAATACATTTAAAAAGTTCAAAGAGTTTTATAACGCTCTGTTGCTTGAAGTAGATGAAAATGAGCTAAACAGTGACAACCACCTCTCGCTAATTCGTAAACTGCATATGAAAAGCAGTTCTCGAAACATGATTACCGGACATATCAAAGAGTTTAACACAGCTGAATACAACACCAAAATTGAGATTGGCATCTCTGAAGAGAGCTCCCTTTACGCTATCATCCCAACTGCAACATTTATAGATATGGACCTAAAACAAGGTGACAAAGTCTTTGCTCTTATTCAAGAGAGTTCTATCATGCTTTCTACTCATGAGCTTCATGGAATCAGTGCCAGAAACATCATCAAAAGCACTATCTCAGCGCTTAAAACAGATGCTGTAAGTACTGAAGTGAAACTATCTATTGGTAAAAATACTCTTACATCTGCCATAAGCAATGAGTCACTAAAATCACTTAACTTACAGATAGGTCAAGAGATATATGCGATCATAAAAGCTACAGATATAATTGTTAGCATCTAA